In Rickettsia endosymbiont of Lasioglossum villosulum, the DNA window GGGTTAGTGCGAGGTATGGAAGTAGTAGACACTGGTAGCCCAATTAGTATTCCGGTAGGAATCGAAACGTTAGGACGAATTATGAATGTCGTAGGCGAACCGATTGACGGCAAAGGAAAGATTAAAGGCTCAAGCATTTCGTCTATATATAAATCTGCACCAAGCTTTACTCAGCAATCAACTGATCGTAATATATTAGTAACTGGCATTAAAGTTGTTGATTTACTTGCCCCTTATACTAAAGGCGGTAAGATAGGGCTGTTTGGTGGTGCGGGGGTTGGTAAAACCGTGCTTATAATGGAACTGATTAATAATGTTGCGAAAGCACACGGTGGCTATACCGTATTTGCTGGAGTTGGTGAGAGAACTAGAGAGGGTAACGATCTTTATCATGAAATGATTGATTCAGGAGTTATTAATCTTGAAGAGCCAGAAAAATCAAAAGTAGCTTTAGTTTATGGGCAAATGAACGAACCACCAGGTGCAAGAGCAAGGGTTGCATTAACGGGGCTTACTGTTGCGGAGAGTTTTAGAGATATGAACGAGGGGCAAGATGTTCTGTTTTTCGTCGATAATATATTCCGTTTTACGCAAGCAGGTTCAGAGGTATCAGCATTACTTGGCAGAATTCCGTCAGCAGTAGGTTATCAGCCGACTCTTGCAACCGATATGGGTGAATTACAAGAGCGTATCACCTCGACTAAGAACGGCTCAATAACCTCCGTGCAAGCTATATACGTACCGGCAGACGACTTAACCGATCCTGCTCCGGCAACGTCTTTCGCACATTTAGATGCCACAACAGTACTTAGCCGTCAGATAGCAGAGCTTGGAATTTATCCGGCAGTTGACCCTCTAGATAGTACTTCGCAGGTGCTTGATCCGATGATTGTTGGGGAAGAGCATTATAATGTAGCAAGAAAGGTGCAGCAAATATTGCAAACTTATAAATCTCTACAAGATATTATCGCTATCCTAGGTATGGATGAGTTATCTGAAGAAGATAAACTAACAGTATCACGTGCAAGAAAAATACAGCGTTTCTTGTCGCAACCTTTCCATGTAGCTGAAGTATTTACTGGAGCTGAGGGGAAGTTTGTTAATTTAGCCGATACTATAGCAGGTTTTAAAGGACTCACAGAAGGTAAATATGATGATTTACCGGAAGCAGCTTTTTATATGGTTGGGACTATAGAGGAAGCAGTGGAGAAGGCTAAGACACTAAAATAAATTGTTATCCCACGTGGACCTCAAAGT includes these proteins:
- the atpD gene encoding F0F1 ATP synthase subunit beta; this translates as MKKNIGKITQIISAVVDVKFTNKGKLPPILNVLECYNDKQRIVLEIAQHIGDDTVRCIAMDSTEGLVRGMEVVDTGSPISIPVGIETLGRIMNVVGEPIDGKGKIKGSSISSIYKSAPSFTQQSTDRNILVTGIKVVDLLAPYTKGGKIGLFGGAGVGKTVLIMELINNVAKAHGGYTVFAGVGERTREGNDLYHEMIDSGVINLEEPEKSKVALVYGQMNEPPGARARVALTGLTVAESFRDMNEGQDVLFFVDNIFRFTQAGSEVSALLGRIPSAVGYQPTLATDMGELQERITSTKNGSITSVQAIYVPADDLTDPAPATSFAHLDATTVLSRQIAELGIYPAVDPLDSTSQVLDPMIVGEEHYNVARKVQQILQTYKSLQDIIAILGMDELSEEDKLTVSRARKIQRFLSQPFHVAEVFTGAEGKFVNLADTIAGFKGLTEGKYDDLPEAAFYMVGTIEEAVEKAKTLK